ttcataaaacacaaatacattgaACATACCCTACAGGTCcatttcaaatatttcaatataGACAACGATTTAATGGCTGTCAATGATATCCGTGACACTTAAAGATGCGTCCATTcaagtgtatttttaataatgaattattttgttcttgtttctgtttgtcttaAATTTTTAATTGTGTCTGGAGTTTCCTTTAACTGAAtgattataatttaaaaagcaCGCATGCAACTTTTTTGTCTTGCTAATTCAAACACCAACGGGTTTCATTTACTGAATATTTCTATTTAGTAAACATATACAACAATGGCACGTCTTcacattgcctttttttttatccttattGCAAGTTTTTGGATTACTTGATCAGTTTTAGACTGAATAGCGAGTTTCAACATTCAAAAGTTAAAGCACAAGATATAAAGTGTAATGGCTGCCATACAACAATATTTCCATAAGTGTGTTGCACATGCACAGTACAACATCAATCCAAACGTCGCGCCATAACTGCttctaaaaacatttaaaatgccaATCTAACGTAGACTGTTACAATGATGCAAATGAAAGATTTACACAGACTAGATCAGGAAAACGCACATGTAATAACATGTTCATATCACGACCATTCGTAACGGCGATCGTAAATGCCGGGCACCGGCGCTTTTAGGAAACTAAAGAGTGAGTATATCTTCCAGTCATGACACTGCGTGATAATCCAAATAAATCAACTCTGTCTTACAGTGTGCCACTGCCGAAGCCGCCGCTCTGCGCCTCCATGCTGCACTCCAACGCTCTCCTCCACTCATCGTCCTCTCACACCCCAATCAACAAAGAGACGAGCCAGTTCCCCGCGGCCAATCGGCACGCCGTTGCCCCTAGCAACTCCGTCCATCATCCCGGCGCGGCCAATGAGCGCGCAGGGCGGAGCGGAGCGGGGATGCAGGTGAGCCTCGGCGTCCACTCGGCAGAGCGCCTGGGAGGGGAGCCGCCTGTAGgcagcagcagaagcagcagcagaagcagcagAGGATGCGTGCGTCAAATGCGAGCTGGTTCTAATGCGAGCGTCATGGCGACCGCAGCGTCCAACCACTACAGCATCCTCACCTCCAGCGCATCCATCGTGCACTCGGAGCCCGGCAACATGCAGCAGCAAGCGGCGGCGTACCGGGACGCGCAGAGCCTGTTGCAGAGCGACTACCAGCTGCAGAGCAACAGCCACGCGCTGAGCCACGCGCACCAGTGGATTACCGCGCTGTCCCACGGCGAGGCGGCGCCGTGGTCCTCGGAGCAGGACATCAAACCCGCCGTCCAGAGCGCCCGGGACGACATGCACACCTCCGGCGGCAACCTGCAGCACCAGTCGCGGCCGCCGTCGCACCTGCAGGTGCACCAGAACCACCACGACGCGCGGGCGTGGAGGACCGCcaccgcggcggcggcggtgatCCCCGGCATGGCGACCGGCAACGGCCAAAGCTTGCTGTACTCCCAGCCGAGCTTCGGCGTCAACGGGCTGATCCCGGGCCCGCACCACCACAACCTCAGAGACCCCCACGAGGACCACCACAGTCCGCACCTGAGCGAGCACAGCCATCCGCCGTCCCAGCAGCACCAGCACGGCCCCAACCACCACGACCACTCGGACGAGGACGCGCCGACCTCGGACGACTTGGAGCAGTTCGCCAAGCAGTTCAAGCAGAGGAGGATCAAGCTGGGCTTCACGCAGGCGGACGTGGGGCTCGCCCTGGGGACCTTGTACGGGAATGTCTTCTCCCAGACCACCATTTGCAGGTTTGAGGCCCTGCAGCTCAGCTTCAAAAACATGTGCAAGCTCAAGCCTCTGTTGAACAAGTGGCTGGAGGAGGCCGACTCCACCTCGGGCAGCCCCACCAGTCTGGACAAAATCGCCGCACAGggcaggaaaaggaaaaaacgGACTTCCATCGAGGTCGGAGTCAAGGGGGCTTTGGAGAGCCATTTTTTGAAGTGCCCCAAACCCGCGGCCTCGGAAATAATGTCACTGGCGGACAGTCTGCACTTGGAGAAAGAAGTGGTCAGGGTTTGGTTTTGTAACAGGAGACAGAAGGAGAAGCGCATGACGCCTCCCGGAGGAGCTCTGCCGGGGAGCGAGGACGTGTACGGGGACACGCCGCCCCACCACGGGGTCCAGACCCCGGTTCAATGAGACCTCCCGCCCGCCcgcctcgctcgctcgctcgctcgctcgcttggAGCGCTCCGACTGCAGGACTTCCCCGAGATTTTGATTTATCCCCGGACTGGACTATGAGACCAGAACGGGTGTTTTCTGTAGAACGAATAGCAGTGAGTACTTACATATCTGCAGTGAGAACgagagtgtgtgtggggggggggggccacacacacacaggacgaCCCCGTCTCATCTCTCCCCCAAGAGCTCAAGGCGCATCGACGTGTTTTCTTCTCTTCTGTTCTGTTTGAGGATACCAGCCGAGCACTGTGAGTCCACTGGGCGCAGTTTCAAGGTGTAGCCCCCTCCCCCATTTTTTGTCGAAAGGAGTTAGAACAACATC
The genomic region above belongs to Phyllopteryx taeniolatus isolate TA_2022b chromosome 6, UOR_Ptae_1.2, whole genome shotgun sequence and contains:
- the pou3f2b gene encoding POU domain, class 3, transcription factor 2; this encodes MLHSNALLHSSSSHTPINKETSQFPAANRHAVAPSNSVHHPGAANERAGRSGAGMQVSLGVHSAERLGGEPPVGSSRSSSRSSRGCVRQMRAGSNASVMATAASNHYSILTSSASIVHSEPGNMQQQAAAYRDAQSLLQSDYQLQSNSHALSHAHQWITALSHGEAAPWSSEQDIKPAVQSARDDMHTSGGNLQHQSRPPSHLQVHQNHHDARAWRTATAAAAVIPGMATGNGQSLLYSQPSFGVNGLIPGPHHHNLRDPHEDHHSPHLSEHSHPPSQQHQHGPNHHDHSDEDAPTSDDLEQFAKQFKQRRIKLGFTQADVGLALGTLYGNVFSQTTICRFEALQLSFKNMCKLKPLLNKWLEEADSTSGSPTSLDKIAAQGRKRKKRTSIEVGVKGALESHFLKCPKPAASEIMSLADSLHLEKEVVRVWFCNRRQKEKRMTPPGGALPGSEDVYGDTPPHHGVQTPVQ